TTAAATTGATCTTTGCTGGAGTGTCTTTTAGCAGTTCTGCGAGTTGTCTCGCATGTTCCATATCGTCATTGACATGATCAAGCAAGATATACTCAACTGTCACTCGCCCACGGTTAGCATTAGAGGATGCAATATAACGACGCACTGAAGACAAGAATTCTTCGATATTCCAACGGTCATTGATTGGCATAATCTGACGGCGCAGCTCATCGGTCGGTGCATGCAATGAGATAGCCAGTGCCACATCAATATTGCCTGTCATTTGATCAAGGCCAGATACAACACCTGAAGTTGATACCGTTACGCGACGTTTAGAAAGACCAAAACCAAGGTCATCGAGCATTAGGTTCAATGACGGGATCAGGTTCTTCATATTCAGCAACGGCTCTCCCATTCCCATCATTACAACGTTTGTAATCGGACGACGACCGGTTTCTTTTTCTAAACCGATCTCGCGAGCTGCACGCCAAATCTGACCTGCAATCTCTGAAACGCGTAGGTTACGGTTAAACCCTTGTTGCCCTGTTGAGCAGAATTTACACTCTAAGGCACAACCTACCTGTGAAGAAACACATAGCGTCGCACGGTCACCATCAGGGATATAAACCGTTTCAACATCTTGATCGCCAACACGCATTGCCCATTTGATTGTGCCGTCACTTGAGTATTGAGCATCTGAAACAGCGGGTGCTTTAATCTCAGTTAAGCGTTGAAGCTTCTCGCGCAACTTCTTGTTTATGTTGCTCATTTTGTCGAAGTCATCGACACCAAAGTGATACATCCACTTCATTAATTGATCGGCACGAAATGCCTTTTCACCAAGCTCTTCAGCAAAATAGGTACGCAACCCTTGGCGGTCAAAATCAAGTAGATTAACTTTAGTTTTGGTCATGGAGCCTCTCAACGACAAACAACAAATCTGGGGCGCGAATTGTACAGGCTTTGCACAGTTTCAACAAGTAGTATGTGATCAAGGTCTATGAAGTGACGAGATAGAGTTTAAAAATCGCGGGTAGATAAACTCCGACCGCGATTATTTTAGGCAAGGCTATTTTATGGTCTAGCGTGAATTTCAGAGGAAGGGAAAAAGAATTCAATCTCACGCGCAGCCGATGTAGGGCTATCAGAGCCATGTACTGAGTTATAGCGTAAACTCAAAGCATAATCAGAACGAATCGTACCACAAGCTGCCTCTTCTGGATTCGTTTTCCCCATCAGCTCTCGATAACGAGCAATGGCATCTTCACCCTCTAATACCTGAACCATAACCGGACCAGACATCATAAATTCTTTTAGTGAATCAAAGAATGGTTTGCCTTCATGCTCAGCATAGAAGCCACTTGCTTGTGCTTCGTCTAACTGTACCATTTTAGCACCCACTACACGTAATCCTGCCGCTTCGATACGTTGGTAGATAGCACCAATCAAATTGCGTTTTACCGCGTCAGGTTTAATGATGGAAAACGTTCGTTCTAGAGCCATGATATATCCTTATTCGTCTTATTATTATTACCGTTATAGTTATCTCAAAAAACAGGCTTCATTACGAAGCCTGAGATCACATGCTGGATGTTTATTGATTAATAAGTAGATTAGCTAGGGTGCGAATGCCGCTCCCCGTTGCACCAGCAGGCCATTTTGCCGTGGCTGATTTACGGTAGGTTGCCGCACAATCGAAGTGCAACCAACCTTGTTTATAATCTTCAACAAAGTAAGACAAGAAAGCAGCTGCAGTTGATGCACCTGGAGAGTAATCCCCAGACGATATATTTGAAAGGTCAGCAAAGTTTGACGGTAGCATTCCGCGATGGAAGTCAGCCAACGGCAATTGCCATAGACCTTCACGCTCTTGCTGCGCACACGCTAACGCTTGCTCTGCTAGGGCATCATCGAAGCTAAATAGAGCATGGTAGTCGTTACCTAATGCATTTTTAGCCGCACCTGTAAGGGTTGCACAATCAATGATCAGCTCAGGATTTTGCTCACTTGCATAAATAAGGCCATCAGCAAGGACCAGGCGACCCTCGGCATCGGTGTTCATTACTTCTACGGTTTTGCCGTTCTTATAAGTAATCACGTCACCTAGCTTCAGTGCACGACCAGAAATCATATTTTCAGCGCAGCATAGAATCAGCTTCACGCGCTTATTTAAGCCACGTAAAATAGCAAGACCTAGGCCACCAGTAATGGTACTTGAGCCACCCATGTCGGATTTCATTGCCGTCATAAAGGCTGAGCCCTTAATGCTATAACCGCCTGAATCAAAGGTAATACCTTTACCAACTAAGCACGCCATGATTGGTGCTTCAGGATCGCCAGTTGGGTTGAAGTCTAGCTGTAGCATTGCCGAAGTACGCTCCGAACCACGACCAACCGCATAAATACCTTCCCAACCTTCGGTTAGGAGGTCTTTGTCCTTAACGATGCGATAGGTAACGTGCTGTGGAGCTAGAGATTTAATAAACTCACCTGCCATCGTCGCCAGTTGACGAGGTGCGACTTCTTCAGCACTCTTATTGATAATATCGCGGGTCCAGTTTGAAACCTTAATACGACCTTCAAGTTCAGCTTGATCGGCTTCGGCTAGCGTATCCCAAACCATTTCATTGTTTTTCTTGGCATTGCGATAACCCTGATGGAAAGACCAGACTTCTTCTAATCCCCAGCCTTCGCCAGTTAATGATACGTTTTTGATGCCTTGGGTATCGAGTTTACGAGCTGCTTTTTGAATCGCACCTTGATCATGGCCTTTGCCAATATGGATTGTAGCGCTGTCACCGTTGAAGGAAAGAATTGCATTCTCTCCCCATTGAGATGGGGCTTGCTCTGTAGTTAATTTTATTTGCATTGTAGACATAACCTCTCCTTGCCTTCTACTTTTATTACTGTATTAAACTCGGTCAACGAGCTTATCTAGATATAACCTATCTAATGCTTTTATTTAAGACATTATGCATAGACTGCTTTCAAAAGCACAAAAATCGGGCATAAAAGCCCGACCTTCATCATATAAATACTATTGGATGAACATTTAGAGTCCATTGACTTTGTGACTCAATATTGACGGCCAAAGTTCAATCTATTTAATCGATTTCATCCATCCAGCATAAAATAATAGCCTCTAGAATTTTTTCATTGCAGTGATTGGGCTCATCTTCAAACCCTTCAAGGGCGATAACCCACTCTTGCAAATCGGTGAAGCGAACAGTCTTAGGGTCCAGCTCAGGAAACTGCTCAATCAACTCTATGGCAATGTCACGACTATCAATCCATTTCATGACGCTATACTCCTTGTTTAGTGATCTTCTGCTGCATGATTAAGGGTGTATTTCGGGATCTCTACCACTAGGTCTTGATCCGCTACCTTTGCTTGACAGCCTAAGCGCGATTCAGGCTCTAATCCCCATGCTTTATCTAGCATATCATCTTCTAGCTCTTCACTCTCTTCAAGTGAATCGAAGCCTTCACGAATAACAACATGACAGGTAGTACAAGCACATGACTTTTCACATGCATGCTCAATACCAATACCGTTTTTAAGTGCTACATCCAGTACAGTTTCACCTGCTTGCGCTTCAAACACAGCACCATCAGGGCATAGATCATCGTGTGGCAATACAACTATCTTAGGCATAATTAATATCTTCTCTAAATATCATCGACTGATTGCCCGGACAATGCCTGGCGAATTGATTTATCCATACGACGAGATGCAAACTCTTGGCTTGCTTTGTCGGTTTGCTTGATGCCTTCTTCAATTGCATCAGCATCTTGTTGGTTACGCAATTGGATCAAAGACTCAACGGCTTGCAGCAGCTCTGCACGTTCTGGATCCGATAGCAACTCATCACCATCACTGTGCATGGCGGCAATTAAGCCTTCGATAACCCGGTCAGCCTCTACACGCTGCTCAGCCAATGCGCGAGCTTGCATGTCATCTTTAGCGTAAGTCATTGACTCTTTCAGCATATTAGCAACTTCGTCATCACTTAAACCATATGAAGGCTTAACCTGGATCTCAGCGTTTATACCAGTGCTCTTCTCCATTGCGCTTACCGACAATAAACCATCTGCATCTACTTGATACGTTACTCGAATATGAGCAGCACCAGCGGCCATCGGTGGAATCCCCTTTAAGGCAAACTTAGCTAATGAGCGGCAGTCTTCTACCATCTCACGCTCACCTTGCACTGTATGCACTGACATCGCGGTTTGACCATCTTTAAAAGTGGTGAACTCTTGCGCCCTTGCTACAGGAATTGTGGTATTACGAGGGATGATTTTTTCAACCAAGCCGCCCATAGTTTCGATTCCCAAAGATAGCGGAATGACATCTAGCAGTAACATCTCTGAATCAGGCTTATTGCCGGCTAAGATATCGGCTTGAATTGCCGCGCCGATCGCCACAACTTCATCTGGGTTAATGCTGGTAAGTGGGGTGCGTCCAAAGAACTCACCAACCATATTGCGAACTAGCGGGGTTCGGGTGGAGCCACCAACCATCACCACTTCTAATACGTCTTGTTTCTCGATCTCTGCATCTTTTACTGCGCGTCGACAAGACATCAAGGTACGCTTAATCAGCGGCTGAATTAGCTGTTCAAGCTCACTGCGAGACACCTCACCTTGCCAATCCAATACCGATACTTGCGCAACGTCTTGGTTAGAAAGGGCTATCTTAGTTTTGGTCGCGGCATTGAGTAAAATACGGCTCTGCTGCGCAGTTAATGAGTCTAATCCGATCTGTTTTTGTAGGTATTCAGCTAATAGGTGATCAAAGTCATCACCGCCTAAAGAAGAGTCACCACCGGTCGATAGCACCTCAAATACGCCACGTGATAAGCGTAATATTGAGATATCAAAGGTACCACCACCTAAGTCATAGACTGCAATAATACCCTCTTGCCCCGAATCAAGACCGTATGCAATTGCTGCCGCTGTCGGTTCATTGAGCAAGCGTAATACGGTTAGACCCGCTAGAGTAGCTGCATCTTTAGTCCCTGCACGCTGCGCATCATCAAAGTAGGCAGGTACGGTAATAACGACACCTGTCAACTCACCACCAAGGCTTTGTTGCGCGCGCTCTGAAAGTGACTTTAAGATATCGGCTGAAACCTCAATCGGGTTTTTATCCCCTTGTGGAGTACCAAGCAGCGGAAGACCATTGTCGCTAATCCCAAGCTTATAAGGCAGGTTAGGGAAACGCTGCTGTACATCTGTTGCTGAGCGACCTAACAGGCGCTTAACTGAGATAATAGTGTTTGCAGGATCAGACTCAGCAAGCTCTAAAGCAGGATAACCCACTTGGGTCTGTTGTTGCTGATAATGAACAGCAGAAGGCAAAATTGTACGCCCTTGCTCATCACTTAACGTGTTAGCTTCTCCGCTACGAACCGTCGCCACAAGAGAGTTTGTGGTTCCCAGATCAATACCGGCAGCCAGCTTATGCTCGTGAGGTGCAGAGCTTTGACCCGGCTCTGCTATTTGAAGTAATGACATGTGTTTCCTTTTATTAAGCGACTAGCCCATCAAACGGTCTTCGAGGCGCTCAATCTCTACATTTAGCTTATCAATAAACTTTAATTTTCTAACGCTATCGGCGGCTTGTTCCCAGTCCGACTGCTGTAGTTGTTGCTGAACTTGTTGCAACTGCTGCTTATGCATTGTCGATACTTTATCTGAAAAATCAAATAACAAACTCTCAGCATCGTGAGCTGTCTCTATTTCTTCTAGCTCTTCTCGCAGCTCCATTTGTTGCATTAGAAACATCGGATCTTGAAGGGTTTGCTGCTCTGCTCGAATATCGACGCCGTTTTGTAGCAATAGGTATTCTGCGCGCTGAATAGGGTTCTTTAGAATTTGATAAGCATCGTTAATATTGGCCGCTTTTTGCACCGACATTAAGCGGTCTCGCTCTGAAGCCGTAGCGAAGTTATCAGGGTGAAAACGACGTTGAAGTTCGCGGAATTGAGAAGAAAGAAGGCTACCATCGAGCTCAAACTGCGTTGGTAGCCCAAATAGTTCAAAATGATTCATCTGGATTCTCTGTATCGAAATACAAAAGTAGGGAAGCTTACACTTCCCTACTCTTAAATTTGATTAGACATTGAAGCTTTCGCCACAACCACATTCGCTTTTCGCGTTAGGGTTATTGAATTCGAAACCTTCATTCAAGCCTTCTTTTACATAATCAAGCTCTGTACCATCAAGATAAACTAGGCTCTTGGCATCGATAATTACTTTTACGCCTTTTTGCTCAAAAACCGTATCTTCTTCGTTTAGTTCGTCTACGAATTCAAGCACATAAGCCATACCTGAACAGCCTGTGGTTTTTACACCTAAGCGCAAGCCAATTCCTTTTCCTCGGCTAGACATGAATGCCTGTACGCGATCCGCTGCGGTTTGTGTCATTGTGATGGCCATACTACAACCTTTTTTCTTTAAACTGGGGAGCACGCTCCCCAACTATTATTCTTGATGTTTCTTTTTGTAATCTGTTACTGCAGCTTTAATTGCGTCTTCAGCAAGGATAGAGCAGTGAATTTTCACTGGTGGCAATTCTAACTCTTCTGCAATTTCAGAGTTTTTGATAGCGGCAGCTTCATCAACCGTTTTACCTTTAACCCACTCAGTTACTAGTGAGCTTGAGGCAATAGCACTACCACAACCGTAGGTTTTGAATTTCGCATCTTCAATGATACCTTCTGGTGTCACCTTGATTTGAAGTTTCATTACGTCGCCGCACGCAGGTGCACCAACCATACCACTACCTACCGCTGGATCTTCTTTATCAAAAGCTCCTACATTGCGCGGATTTTCATAGTGATCAATTACTTTTTCACTGTAAGCCATAATAAATTCCTCTAATTGTCCACATCCGTGGAATT
Above is a genomic segment from Vibrio gallicus containing:
- the iscU gene encoding Fe-S cluster assembly scaffold IscU, giving the protein MAYSEKVIDHYENPRNVGAFDKEDPAVGSGMVGAPACGDVMKLQIKVTPEGIIEDAKFKTYGCGSAIASSSLVTEWVKGKTVDEAAAIKNSEIAEELELPPVKIHCSILAEDAIKAAVTDYKKKHQE
- the iscA gene encoding iron-sulfur cluster assembly protein IscA — its product is MAITMTQTAADRVQAFMSSRGKGIGLRLGVKTTGCSGMAYVLEFVDELNEEDTVFEQKGVKVIIDAKSLVYLDGTELDYVKEGLNEGFEFNNPNAKSECGCGESFNV
- the fdx gene encoding ISC system 2Fe-2S type ferredoxin; protein product: MPKIVVLPHDDLCPDGAVFEAQAGETVLDVALKNGIGIEHACEKSCACTTCHVVIREGFDSLEESEELEDDMLDKAWGLEPESRLGCQAKVADQDLVVEIPKYTLNHAAEDH
- the ndk gene encoding nucleoside-diphosphate kinase; translated protein: MALERTFSIIKPDAVKRNLIGAIYQRIEAAGLRVVGAKMVQLDEAQASGFYAEHEGKPFFDSLKEFMMSGPVMVQVLEGEDAIARYRELMGKTNPEEAACGTIRSDYALSLRYNSVHGSDSPTSAAREIEFFFPSSEIHARP
- a CDS encoding bifunctional tRNA (adenosine(37)-C2)-methyltransferase TrmG/ribosomal RNA large subunit methyltransferase RlmN, whose translation is MTKTKVNLLDFDRQGLRTYFAEELGEKAFRADQLMKWMYHFGVDDFDKMSNINKKLREKLQRLTEIKAPAVSDAQYSSDGTIKWAMRVGDQDVETVYIPDGDRATLCVSSQVGCALECKFCSTGQQGFNRNLRVSEIAGQIWRAAREIGLEKETGRRPITNVVMMGMGEPLLNMKNLIPSLNLMLDDLGFGLSKRRVTVSTSGVVSGLDQMTGNIDVALAISLHAPTDELRRQIMPINDRWNIEEFLSSVRRYIASSNANRGRVTVEYILLDHVNDDMEHARQLAELLKDTPAKINLIPFNPYPGSPYKKPSNSRIDRFMKTLMQYEYTVTLRKTRGDDIDAACGQLVGDVIDRTKRTQKARTEETSQGDIPVKTL
- the iscX gene encoding Fe-S cluster assembly protein IscX, with the protein product MKWIDSRDIAIELIEQFPELDPKTVRFTDLQEWVIALEGFEDEPNHCNEKILEAIILCWMDEID
- the hscB gene encoding co-chaperone HscB — encoded protein: MNHFELFGLPTQFELDGSLLSSQFRELQRRFHPDNFATASERDRLMSVQKAANINDAYQILKNPIQRAEYLLLQNGVDIRAEQQTLQDPMFLMQQMELREELEEIETAHDAESLLFDFSDKVSTMHKQQLQQVQQQLQQSDWEQAADSVRKLKFIDKLNVEIERLEDRLMG
- the hscA gene encoding Fe-S protein assembly chaperone HscA, translated to MSLLQIAEPGQSSAPHEHKLAAGIDLGTTNSLVATVRSGEANTLSDEQGRTILPSAVHYQQQQTQVGYPALELAESDPANTIISVKRLLGRSATDVQQRFPNLPYKLGISDNGLPLLGTPQGDKNPIEVSADILKSLSERAQQSLGGELTGVVITVPAYFDDAQRAGTKDAATLAGLTVLRLLNEPTAAAIAYGLDSGQEGIIAVYDLGGGTFDISILRLSRGVFEVLSTGGDSSLGGDDFDHLLAEYLQKQIGLDSLTAQQSRILLNAATKTKIALSNQDVAQVSVLDWQGEVSRSELEQLIQPLIKRTLMSCRRAVKDAEIEKQDVLEVVMVGGSTRTPLVRNMVGEFFGRTPLTSINPDEVVAIGAAIQADILAGNKPDSEMLLLDVIPLSLGIETMGGLVEKIIPRNTTIPVARAQEFTTFKDGQTAMSVHTVQGEREMVEDCRSLAKFALKGIPPMAAGAAHIRVTYQVDADGLLSVSAMEKSTGINAEIQVKPSYGLSDDEVANMLKESMTYAKDDMQARALAEQRVEADRVIEGLIAAMHSDGDELLSDPERAELLQAVESLIQLRNQQDADAIEEGIKQTDKASQEFASRRMDKSIRQALSGQSVDDI
- the pepB gene encoding aminopeptidase PepB translates to MSTMQIKLTTEQAPSQWGENAILSFNGDSATIHIGKGHDQGAIQKAARKLDTQGIKNVSLTGEGWGLEEVWSFHQGYRNAKKNNEMVWDTLAEADQAELEGRIKVSNWTRDIINKSAEEVAPRQLATMAGEFIKSLAPQHVTYRIVKDKDLLTEGWEGIYAVGRGSERTSAMLQLDFNPTGDPEAPIMACLVGKGITFDSGGYSIKGSAFMTAMKSDMGGSSTITGGLGLAILRGLNKRVKLILCCAENMISGRALKLGDVITYKNGKTVEVMNTDAEGRLVLADGLIYASEQNPELIIDCATLTGAAKNALGNDYHALFSFDDALAEQALACAQQEREGLWQLPLADFHRGMLPSNFADLSNISSGDYSPGASTAAAFLSYFVEDYKQGWLHFDCAATYRKSATAKWPAGATGSGIRTLANLLINQ